The Streptomyces seoulensis genome contains a region encoding:
- a CDS encoding styrene monooxygenase/indole monooxygenase family protein, with translation MRKITIVGAGQAGLQLGIGLLGHGYDVTIVSNRTGDQIREGRVMSSQAMFGTALAHERDLGLDFWGDACPPIAGLGVNIADGQGGRALSFGARLDATARSVDQRVKMPIWMGEFARRGGRLDIHEAGVEDLERYAAESDLVIVAAGKGEIAGLFQRDDRRSPYDAPQRALALAYVTGMAPLPDRPGVSFNVIPGVGEYFTMPSLTTSGPCDIMFFEGIPGGPLDCFDGLTPDQVLAKFQELLRAYVPWEAERCTDIALTDAGGTLAGRFAPTVRGPVATLPSGAQVLGLADVVVLNDPITGQGSNNASKCAASYLAAILDHGDRPYDAAFMELAFGRFWDNAQYATTWTNAMLGAPPQHVLELFGAASVNSRIAARFVNGFDDPRDFFHWFMDPVAAKNYLAAVSA, from the coding sequence ATGCGCAAGATCACCATTGTCGGAGCCGGCCAGGCCGGCCTCCAGCTCGGTATCGGTCTGCTCGGCCACGGTTACGACGTCACGATCGTGTCCAACCGCACCGGAGACCAGATCCGCGAGGGCCGGGTCATGTCCAGCCAGGCCATGTTCGGCACCGCGCTGGCCCACGAGCGCGACCTCGGCCTCGACTTCTGGGGCGACGCCTGCCCGCCGATCGCCGGGCTCGGTGTGAACATCGCCGACGGCCAGGGCGGCCGGGCGCTCTCCTTCGGCGCCCGCCTCGACGCCACCGCCCGCTCGGTCGACCAGCGCGTCAAGATGCCGATCTGGATGGGCGAGTTCGCGCGCCGTGGCGGCCGTCTGGACATCCACGAGGCCGGCGTCGAGGACCTGGAGCGCTACGCCGCCGAATCCGACCTGGTGATCGTCGCGGCCGGCAAGGGCGAGATCGCCGGACTGTTCCAGCGGGACGACCGGCGTTCCCCGTACGACGCTCCGCAGCGCGCGCTGGCCCTGGCGTACGTCACCGGCATGGCGCCGCTGCCCGACCGCCCCGGCGTCAGCTTCAACGTCATCCCCGGTGTGGGCGAGTACTTCACCATGCCCAGCCTCACCACCAGCGGCCCCTGCGACATCATGTTCTTCGAGGGCATCCCGGGCGGCCCGCTCGACTGCTTCGACGGGCTCACCCCCGACCAGGTGCTGGCGAAGTTCCAGGAACTGCTGCGGGCGTACGTCCCGTGGGAGGCCGAGCGGTGCACCGACATCGCGCTCACCGACGCGGGCGGCACCCTCGCGGGCCGCTTCGCGCCGACCGTCCGGGGACCCGTCGCCACGCTGCCGTCCGGCGCGCAGGTGCTCGGCCTCGCCGACGTGGTCGTCCTCAACGACCCGATCACCGGCCAGGGTTCGAACAACGCCTCGAAGTGCGCGGCCTCCTACCTCGCCGCCATCCTGGACCACGGCGACCGCCCGTACGACGCCGCGTTCATGGAGCTGGCCTTCGGCCGTTTCTGGGACAACGCCCAGTACGCCACGACCTGGACCAACGCGATGCTCGGTGCCCCGCCGCAGCACGTTCTGGAGCTCTTCGGCGCGGCGAGCGTCAACTCCCGTATCGCCGCCCGCTTCGTGAACGGCTTCGACGACCCGCGGGACTTCTTCCACTGGTTCATGGACCCGGTCGCCGCGAAGAACTACCTGGCCGCGGTCAGCGCCTGA
- a CDS encoding styrene monooxygenase/indole monooxygenase family protein → MRRIAVIGAGQAGAQLALGLQAHGYDVTLVTDRGPDEIRRGPVMSSQCMFDTAMRSERELGLHHWEERAPEISGIAFSLISPHGTPDISWRAPLEGPAHSVDQRVKCAAWIEQFAAGGHGEVVLHEAGVEDLEWYARTHDLVVVSTGKGELSRLFPRDAELSPYDRPRRALALTYVTGTAPREGEAAVHYRMVPGVGEYFTFPALTTTGPCEIMVFEGVPGGPMDCWDDIRTPEGHLTRSLEILHRFFPDEYDRCRHARLTDEGGVLRGRLTPTVRLPVARLASGRHVLGMADAVVLNDPITGQGSNNAAQAATHYLASILRHGTAEFTPQWMQRTFDNFWRGWAQWDVGWTNSLLTDLSPHHRDILTAAAEIPSVAGALAAGFDDPRTLYRWWFEEAEAHRFLAERRVQHAVRFDGRELRRALGQYATGVTVVTARAPDGRNVGMTANSFTSVSLDPPLVLWCPGKNSPSLPDFTDASHFAVHVLAADQHHLSRQFATPADDKFRGTPTTSGIAGTPLLDGAVARFQCRTVQRVDAGDHIIFLGEVEEYEADGGAPLVFHSGYYHVATKHPDL, encoded by the coding sequence ATGAGAAGGATCGCGGTGATCGGTGCCGGGCAGGCGGGTGCTCAACTCGCCCTGGGGCTCCAGGCGCACGGCTATGACGTCACCCTGGTCACCGACCGCGGCCCCGACGAGATACGTCGCGGCCCGGTCATGTCCAGCCAGTGCATGTTCGACACCGCGATGCGGAGCGAGCGCGAACTCGGCCTGCATCACTGGGAGGAGCGGGCCCCGGAGATCTCCGGCATCGCGTTCTCTCTCATCTCTCCGCACGGCACTCCGGACATCTCCTGGCGCGCGCCGCTGGAAGGGCCCGCCCACTCCGTGGACCAGCGGGTCAAGTGTGCAGCGTGGATTGAGCAGTTCGCGGCCGGTGGCCACGGCGAGGTCGTGCTGCACGAGGCGGGCGTCGAGGACCTCGAGTGGTACGCCCGTACGCACGATCTCGTCGTGGTCTCCACGGGCAAGGGCGAGCTGAGCCGGCTCTTCCCGCGCGACGCCGAGCTCTCCCCGTACGACCGGCCGCGCCGTGCGCTGGCCCTGACGTACGTCACGGGAACGGCACCACGGGAGGGGGAGGCCGCCGTCCACTACCGCATGGTCCCCGGCGTCGGCGAGTACTTCACCTTCCCTGCCCTCACCACCACCGGACCCTGCGAGATCATGGTCTTCGAAGGTGTCCCCGGCGGTCCCATGGACTGCTGGGACGACATCCGTACACCCGAAGGACACCTCACCCGCTCACTGGAAATCCTCCACCGGTTCTTCCCCGACGAGTACGACCGCTGCCGGCACGCCCGACTCACCGACGAGGGTGGCGTTCTGCGCGGCAGGCTCACGCCGACCGTCCGGCTCCCCGTCGCGCGTCTGGCCTCCGGCCGGCACGTCCTCGGCATGGCCGACGCCGTCGTCCTCAACGATCCCATCACCGGCCAGGGTTCGAACAACGCGGCCCAGGCCGCGACCCACTACCTCGCAAGCATCCTCCGCCACGGCACGGCCGAGTTCACACCGCAGTGGATGCAGCGCACCTTCGACAACTTCTGGCGCGGCTGGGCTCAATGGGACGTCGGCTGGACCAACTCCCTCCTCACGGACCTGAGTCCCCACCACCGCGACATCCTCACGGCGGCGGCCGAGATCCCCTCGGTCGCAGGCGCCCTCGCCGCCGGATTCGACGACCCGCGCACGCTCTACCGCTGGTGGTTCGAGGAGGCAGAGGCACACCGCTTCCTCGCCGAGAGACGCGTCCAGCACGCCGTCCGCTTCGACGGCCGCGAACTGCGCCGCGCGCTGGGCCAGTACGCCACCGGCGTGACCGTGGTGACGGCCCGCGCCCCCGACGGCCGCAACGTCGGCATGACCGCCAACTCCTTCACCTCCGTCTCCCTGGACCCGCCCCTCGTCCTGTGGTGCCCCGGCAAGAACAGCCCGAGCCTCCCGGACTTCACCGACGCCTCGCACTTCGCCGTCCACGTGCTGGCCGCCGACCAGCACCACCTCTCCCGCCAGTTCGCCACCCCGGCCGACGACAAGTTCCGCGGCACCCCCACCACTTCCGGAATCGCCGGCACTCCCCTCCTGGACGGCGCGGTCGCCCGCTTCCAGTGCCGCACCGTCCAACGCGTCGACGCCGGCGACCACATCATCTTCCTCGGCGAGGTCGAAGAGTACGAGGCCGACGGCGGCGCCCCTCTGGTGTTCCACTCGGGGTACTACCACGTGGCGACGAAGCATCCGGATCTGTGA